One genomic window of Coregonus clupeaformis isolate EN_2021a unplaced genomic scaffold, ASM2061545v1 scaf0630, whole genome shotgun sequence includes the following:
- the LOC123485250 gene encoding deleted in malignant brain tumors 1 protein-like, translated as YYLICSESVQLVDGDGLCSGRLEVKSNQSWASVCEADFDQQDAEVVCGELGCGAPAALQGGLYGEGEGQTWDKEFQCKGNESLLLDCDTSDRKNNTCLPGNAVGLTCSEPDDVRLVGGGSRCAGGVEWYDQGEWRTVGAEDGNKEAVAAVVCRQLGCGSTVSVLPGNTTRGFGVECSGSEPSLRECWRTHDLFPVVTVICSDLLVQPDIFLTDSMGGISRGHQGPEVFRGDNFTITCSTQPQYPGGSFLLTFTGSNRTQTQPAVNHSAAFLFPAADYSHQGNYSCVYDNYVFSHNFSSESELLNLTVTASPLPAFIIRHVVVLLILLTAITTIYLYYKTTRRQKRVNRVSTVDLYVDANAMEMVSLSSRAEAGPGEERAAQGTE; from the exons tattaccTGATCTGTTCAG AGTCTGTGCAGCTTGTGGATGGAGATGGTCTCTGCTCTGGGAGACTGGAGGTGAAGTCCAATCAGTCCTGGGCCTCAGTGTGTGAAGCTGACTTTGACCAGCAGGATGCAGAGGTAGTCTGTGGGGAGCTTGGCTGTGGGGCTCCTGCAGCTCTACAGGGGGGGCTCTATGGAGAAGGTGAGGGTCAGACCTGGGATAAAGAGTTCCAGTGTAAAGGCAATGAGTCCCTTCTCCTGGACTGTGACACCTCAGACAGAAAAAACAACACCTGCCTACCTGGTAATGCTGTTGGACTCACCTGCTCAG agcctgatgatgtgaggctggtgggaggaggcagTCGCTGTGCTGGTGGAGTGGAGTGGTACGACCAGGGAGAGTGGAGGACTGTGGGAGCTGAAGACGGGAACAAGGAGGCTGTAGCTGCAGTAGTGTGTAGACAGCTGGGTTGTGGCTCCACTGTTTCAGTTCTACCTGGAAACACCACTAGAGGGTTTGGAGTTGAATGTTCTGGGTCTGAGCCTTCACTGAGGGAGTGTTGGAGAACACATGATCTCTTTCCTGTAGTCACAGTGATCTGCTCAG ATCTCCTGGTCCAGCCTGATATCTTCCTGACTGACTCAATGGGAGGGATCTCCAGGGGCCACCAGGGGCCTGAAGTGTTTAGGGGCGACAACTTCACCATCACCTGCTCCACTCAGCCACAGTACCCAGGAGGCTCCTTCCTCCTCACGTTCACCGGCTCCAACAGAACCCAGACCCAGCCAGCTGTCAATCACTCTGCTGCCTTCCTCTTCCCTGCTGCAGATTACTCCCACCAAGGGAACTACAGCTGTGTTTATGACaattatgttttctctcataacTTCTCCTCTGAGAGTGAGCTCCTCAACCTCACCGTCACAG CCTCTCCTCTGCCAGCCTTCATCATCAGACACGTTGTAGTGCTGCTGATCCTACTGACAGCCATCACCACCATCTACCTGTACTACAAG ACCACCAGGAGGCAGAAGAGAGTGAACAGGGTGAGCACCGTGGATCTTTATGTTGATGCCAATGCCATGGAGATGGTCTCTCTGAGCTCCAGAGCTGAAGCTGgaccgggagaggagagagcagcccaGGGGACTGAGTAG